The window TGATTGATATTGAATGAGGATTACAGCTAATGGAAACTAAAGgataactgaaaatatgaaaaactatctacagctcaccgaggacatgaccctagataggaaggtctggaggacgcgaattagggcagaagactagggccggtttgggtcgctagtgtagggaattacttggtgggggttttattcttgttatgattccgtgttccatgttttattacgaatctgtgtgctttcatctgttttctaatacttatgggtgccgtatttatgttatgtaatctagttctgtgctttactatgagtttgtgtggtatctcgtgacttgagccgggggtctatcggaaacagcctttctacttctttagaggtagaggtatggactgcgtacatcttaccccccagaccccactaggtgggaatacactgggtttgttgttatgtTATCTACTTGACTCCATAGATAAGCTTGTTACCTATAGAATGGAATAGAATAGAATATAATAGAATAGAATCACATTAGAGGATAGAAGAGAGACGAGAGGATTCAGAAAAGGAGGGAATTTGGATTATACCAGTTATGTCATAATACTATGCCCAATGAGTTTGTTAGGCTTTATAACAGGATTCGGCCAGGTTGCTGCATCTGAGCCCTCGGAGCTCATTTTTAACTGAATTCTGATCGTGGCCGTTGATTTTAGTGTTAGTTATTTCCCTCGCTGTCTTTCTAGTTTCGAACTCAAGTGGTTGCATTCATTTTATTTCCATTTCTCAGGTCATTACATACCCTTTCTTTTCAAATAATCCTTGACCTCAAGGATGAgctaaaaatctgaaatttagAACACCCCACTTGTTGAAGAACACCAAGTCCTCAAGGGTGTTATCCTGAAGAGGAAACAACCAGGATGGAATGAGAATTGATGTGAAGGACCACCAAATGAAATACCAATGCTTCCTGGATCAAATGGAAACCCGTAATCCTCAAGAATATACACGGAAGTCACATAGAGAAAATGTAAAAAGgctataattctatcatctatgACTGCTATTTGAGAACCATAAGTAGCTTTCTTTATGCGTATCATCTTCTCTTTAGGACCATAGAGCCAATAACATGTAACCTGGGAGCTACCTTCTGCAGATGACTAATATCTGAAGTAGGCAGTTCAAGCACTTTATAAAAGCTCAATGAAGATGcaactatttttggaggatcaaAATTATTGCTAGAGAAGAAATTAGAGTCTCTCCAAGGCAAGCTAACCCCGGGGTCATATGGGAACTTTAAGGACCCATTGTTACTCACAAATCGAACATGACCTCCTTCCACGTAAAGAATAACAATTTTTTTGTCCAATATAGCAAGGAAATCCCTTGTCAGATCTGGTTGATCAAGCGCTAAGAAACTTGTTTGCACTGTGTTCTCCCATCCTTCTTGATTAGAAGATAAATCCAAGTCATAACTCGAATGATGTAACCTTATAGCTCCTCAAATATCTACAAACAAATTGTTGAACACAATATTTGGAGGATCCTTCAATTTTTCACGGAATACCATGTCAGTCGAGAGCCATATCCTACTCGAATGACTTCCATTGTATTCCATTTTGTGTAAGCCATGACTAAGCAATGTATCCTGAGAACTTGGCTGAAGAAGTTCAAAGTCATCATCCAAAGGCAAAAATGCTGCAAGACAAGAAGCTAAGTATTTCAATTTTAGAAAGTGAGGCTTCCTTTCACATTGTCTTGAGCCCTTAGTTCCTTGCCCGGTGTCAAATGTCCCTAACTTAACTTCAGTTTTGGTTGACCAATTCACTAGTAATTCTCTTCGAGTAGTCTGTAACCATGTAGCTTTGCCATCTTCAAGTCTACGCCAGAAGTTATGAGCACATGAGTACATTGCAACAAGAAGGATAAAATCAAATAACCAAGAATGACATAAACTTCTAGCGATGACTGAATCCCTTCTTTGAGAAGCTTTCCCGATTGTACACCTTTCAATTGACCAATTGTGTTCAAACAAATCAATTGCGGTTACCTTTTTAGAGTCATCAAGCAAGGTTAATTGCAAAATTGATCCCCAAAGTAACATAATCTCCTTCCTGGATGATGTTGTTATGTCAAAGGATAGGCCCCCTATACCACTATAACCTGACTCTGATACTAATTGTTATGATCTCAATTCTTAAAAGCTAAAAAGGAGTAATCACAATATTTTTGGGACAATTGTTTGATATTATATTGACTGATTGAATGAGGATTACAACTAATGGAAACTAAAGgataactgaaaatatgaaaaactatctACTCGACTCCATAGATGAGCTTGTAACCTgtagaatagaatagaatagaatCATATTAGAGGATAGAAGAGAGATGAGAGGATTCAGAAAATGAGGGAATTTGGATTATACCAGTTATGTCATAATACTCTGCCCAACGAGTTTGTTAGGCTTTATAACAAAACTCGTCCAGCTGGCTACATCTGAGCTCTCGGAGCTCATTAACTGAATTCTGATCGTGGCCGTTGATTTTAGTGTTAGTTATTTCTCTCGCTGTCTTTCTAGTTTCGAACTCAAGTGTCTGCATTCATTTTATTTCCATTTCTCAGGTCATTACATACGACTACTAGCTTGGCTGTACCAAGGCACTCATATCTACCGGCTACGACTCACCCTCACCCACACGCACTAGCCCTCCAATCTAATTCTGattctccacaccttcctatctagggccatgtcctcagtaagctgtgaCTGTAACTTTTCCATGTCATATTGTAAAAGAGAAATTATGCGGTTAGGGTCGGAATGACGGTACGACCCTACCgacaaagagaaattatatgggtagggctGGACTGACAACACAatcctactgaaaaagagaaattatttgtGTGGCATCAAAATGACGGCACGACCCTACcaacaaagagaaattatatggataGGGTCGGAATGACGGTACAATCCTACTGAAAAATAGATTATTTGTGTaaggtcggaatgatggcacgaccctactgaaaaaaaagaaattatatgggtagggtcagaatgatggcacgaccctacgcAAATCAAATTTGAGGAGTCACCAAAAAGACGCACGAAACTATGTAAATCAGATCCGAGGAGGCACTGGAAAAATGCACTGTGCTACGcaaatcaaatatgagaaaatagttaTCGGAATGATACACGGTGacccaacttttgctaacataatcattAATCGAGCGGGCGGCATATATGGATTATAGCCGCCCGCCGACAGCGGAAGCCCTTTGATTCCTTACCAAGATCGTagaagctctgataccatgtgagagtataggtgaagaatattattgaattgttgtaactaattattatattaagatcctatttatagacactacatctcatttcttttcctaataggacactacgttacaatccttttccaagtaggattctatatgttATTCCTACTCCTATTCATATTTTAGCAGTAATTAAGATTTGTGTTACAGAAACATGAGACTTTGTGCCGAAACCACTTCAAGGAAGGAATGTTCTCCTGATTAACTGCTAATTGGCTTCATTTTCCAGGGTACATGAAAAAATGCGTGCAGTGGAAACTCGGGAAGGAGCCTCATTTGGTGCCCTTTTTGGGTCTGCTCTTCTTCTTGGAATAATTTCCAGAAGAAGAGTTTATTATGAAGCGTTTGagtatgaaaaagaaagaaatgctGGAAGTATATTGCCTTTTGGATACTTGGCGAAAACGGTTGCTGCAGCATTTAATACTGTGTGTTCAATAGAGGTATTTTGATTCTCAGAAATTGTTTTGGATCATAACATGAATGTTCTTGTATCAAATTTATTCACTATCTACTGATAAAAGTTCTGGCAACTACTTTCTATAAGAACCTCATTGTTTTCGTAGTGGTATACGCTATTGGCTTTGAAAGGTAAGGAAGCTAGTTGGAGAGGTTCCCCTGTTAGGATATGGAGATGGAATGGCTATCTGATTCATGTGAGTGAGATTTTTGAGGACTGTACCATACTATGCTGATTTTTCTGTCTATTTTGTGATGTTGTGTACCTGTTTACTGACATTAACTGTGTCTTTTCAGTATACACTTACTGGGGATGAAGGCCCTGCTCTTCTCCTCGTGCATGGTTTTGGTGCTCTATGGAGCCATTATCGTGACAATATAGATAATATTGCGGAAGGTGGAAATCGAGTCTGGGCGATGACTCTCCTGGGGTTTGGTGAATCAGAAAAACCAAATATTGTTTATACTGAAGTTGTGTGGGCAAAATTGCTTAGAGATTTCATAATTGAAGTAGTTAGAGAACCTGTCCATCTTGTTGGAAACTCAATTGGCGGTATGTACCGATACCTTAAGCTCCTATGAAGTCATCATCCTAAGATAAGTGATGGAAAACAACAATGAGTGGGCAAAAACAAAGACACACTAGTTTTCACTAATTTTTGCATCTTTTGTTGTGAGTTtgctattttctccatttttttttaattaattagtcTTCTCGTTGATTGTGCTCCTTCGCTTAACCAGGCTATATTGCCGCCATTGTCACTTGTCTTTGGCCTGCTTTGGCAAAGTCGGTGATCCTTTTGAACAGTGCTGGCATTGTTGTTCCTGGATATTCTGGTGCATGCCGTTCTGATGTAAGAAATGTTAACCCACGTTTTACCAACTTAAATAAGCAATTTTGTAGTTGGACGTATCCACTTTTCATGGTCATATGTTATTAAAGATGATGTGTTACTATACAATCAATTCATCGATCTAATCATTACAAACTTTCTTCTTAATGTTCAACCGAACTTTTAGATGAAAAGTTCATGGATAATTGAGGTAGTTGTGTGTTTTAGGTTAGGGAAACTTCAGGAGCAGCCTGGCTAGGTGCTCGGTTCCTTTCACTGTTCTTGCGCTTGAATCTTAGGAACACATTGAAAAGTTGCTATCCAATCGTAAGTGTGCTTTAGATTCTGTCGTCACGTGTCTTTGTTTTCTTTGATATACTGGTTAGCCTCAGCTTTTGTTTTCCCAGAGAAGTGATCGTGCAGACAAATGGCTTATCCAGGAGATGCTGCGAGCAGTATCCTTGTCGATACATATCTGTGATCTTTAACCTGTGACAGCTCAAGTATTCCACACTACACTTGACTCTACACATTTACAGAGCTTAACCTCTGTCCAGGTATTACGGTAGTCATCCGTGGTTCAGAGCCTTATGTGAATTTTCCAAGTGCCACAACAATTGTATTGCCAATAATTATCATATCACAAATTATGATGTACTTGCCTTGACAAATCGACAGTCTTATGACCCTGGTGTAGTGGTGGTCTTAGAAAGTATTTTCAGCTTTGATCTTTCTGTCCCTCTTAATTATCTTTTGCAAGGATTTGAGAAGAGAGTACTTGTACTACAGGTAATACATTCTATAATATTCTATTGCATGAGCCTTGTTTATCATTTCCCTTGTTTTTTTAATGCTTAGCATGTTGTATTGTCAATTCTGTTAGGGAATGAAAGATCCACTTTGTGACTCACGTTCGAGGTTAGCCATGCTGAGAGAGCACTCTGAAGGAATCGTAATCAGGGAGTTAAATGCTGGTATTTCATGGAAAGCTTTATTTTTCTGTTTCCTCGGCACTTGCAATAAGTGTGTGTTTGGTATGACGGAAACTTCTCATGTTTTATTGGCTTAAATGTTTTTCCAAAtgaacttattttcctcaaatttaagGCTTCCCTTAaaggaaaacatttatcaaaactctctttcaacctcacaaCCCAACTTTTCACCATACCAGAGTCTCGGGTATTGATTCCCAACACTAATCTGTGATTTGACTCTCGATCCTGTTTCTCGATTCTTGACACGGGACCCGACTCCTGACCGCAACTCAAGACACAACTCTCAACCCCGACACCCGACTCCCAATACGAGACCTGACTCTCAAACCTGATCCAAGACACAGGATTCGGGATCCGATCTCGACTCGAGACCCAACTCTCAAACCCGACCTGGGTCCAGACTCCTGAACTCAACTCGGTACTTGTGCCTTGACCCGACCGTCGGGTTTCAGGTCGTGGTCGTGTGGTGTCATTAATATTTGCCTAGATTATACGTAGATGCTTTTGGGACAATTTTTTCTTCTTActaaccaaacactagaaaacaaGTATCATACCCACTAATTTCTTGGAAAACATTTcctttcataccaaacacaccctaaggcCCCATTTGGCCATGAGAAATATTCGCttttttcgatttttttttcagtttattCAAAAAATGTTGAAGATCTCTAAATAcaattttatgttatatttggaAAGTGAAAATAAGTCTTAACCTGATTTCACTTTTTTCCGACTCCAACTTCACCTTTATATTTTGCATTTTGTCATGTTGCACTATTGATATTTCAAGCCATTATGACAAGAAACTAGAGAAAATGAACTCTATCATTCAGGAATAGGTAGTGACACTTGAAGCCCGtttggataagattaaaaaaatagcttttcagcttaagtgattaaacgcttaaaataagtgcttataaattaagcagataagtgtttggatagaagtgctgaaactggaaaaaagttgttgatacgttttggtaaacaagtgatgttaagcacttttttgttgtaaaatgacttaaatgtccataaagttgttaacaccataaataaggtgaattatttataatttttaattttaaaataaagtttttgaaCAAACCTCCGATTAATGATggatttgatgaaaataaagaagaaagatgaagaggaaattgaAGGGAAGAGATGAAGCGAAGCAgcagagagaaaaagaaaaaaaaattatatatttaagggctacaagtttaggatattattggaattggaggaaaatataagggataaaaaggtaaatgttttggtcaaacctaaaagaattttaatgtaAAAAGCAAAAAGCTGGGGGTACCCAGCTTCtcactttttgattcttttaatcagtttttagctttttttaagcactttttagTTTTACCGAACaccttaaaaagctaaaaaagagattaaaagctggtttgaccagattttaatcctatccaaacgggctcttgAAATGAAGTGCTTACAACTAGCTCAAAAAGGTAGAGaccaatttattaaaaaaattggcttaaatgttttgaaaatattttttaaatgaacttattttcctcaaatttaaTGAAAATGACTTCCTTTCAGAAAgtaggaaaacatttttcaaaacttcCTTTTAACCTCAACACACTTTTCACTGTAACCCGAGTTTCGGATATCGATTCCCTACACTAACTCGAGATTCAACTCCTAATCCAGACTCTCGATTCTCGAAACGTGACCCGACTCTTGATCGTCATTTTAGACACAACTTCCAACCTTGACATGCGAGTCCCAACTCGAGACCCGACTCTCAAACTTGATCCTAGACGCAAGATTCAAGATTCGACTTCGACTCGAGCCCCGATTCGGTCCGGACTCCTGAACTCGACTCTGGACCTGGGACTCGACTCGGCCCGGCCTTGAACACAGTCCAAGAACAACTCCTGACTCTAACTCGGGATCTAACCTTGAGACGTGATCAAGGTTCGATCTTGACCCACTCCCGACCTTCGACTCCAACTTTGACTTCGACCTAGACCCGATTCCATCTCCTTGCCCCAACCCACACTTATGTCTTGGGTTGAAAGTCGTGGTCAGGTCTCGGGTGGGGAGTCGGGGTCGGTTTATGGGTCAAGAGTCGGGGTCTAGTTTCTATTTGAGTGTCGGGGTCAGTTCTCGATCGAGAGTCATGGTGGATTATTGGTGTCGTGTTAGGTGTCAGGAGTCGCGTTTGGTCCCAAGTCGAGAGTTGAGGTCAGGTCCCAAGTCGCAAGTCGGGAGTTGGGGTTAGGGTCAGGTCTCGGGTAGGGAGTTGGGCTTGGGGTCAGGTCCTGAGTCAGGGTTGGGTCTCGTGTCGGGAGTCAGGAGTTGGGGTAGGGTCTTGAGTCAAGAATGGGGAGTCGAGGTCGGATCTGGAGTCGAGTTTGGGTTCAGGTCTGGTCGTGGATGAGGTGTTGGGGTTTGGTCTTGGGTCGGGTGTCGGTATCGGGTCCGGGTTTGGGAGATGGGATCAAGTCTTGGATCGATAGTCAAGGTAGGTTCTTGGGTCAAGGTTGGGTCAGGGTGAGGAGTCGAGGTTGGGTCCCGGGTCGGTGGTCGGGGTTGGGCTAAGAATCCCATATCAGGAGTCGGGTGTGGTGTCATTAGTATTTTCCTAGATTAAACCTAAATGCTTTTGGGACAATTTTTTCTTCTTActaaccaaacactagaaaacgAGTGTGAAACCCACTTATTTTCCAAGAAACATTTTCCTTCACGCCAAACACGCCCTAAGCCCCCATTTGGCCATGAGACATATTCACTTTCTTCGGAATGttttttcactttattcaaaAAATGTTAAACTCTAAATACTACTTCAcgttgtatttgaaaaagtgtgTTAAGTCTCAACCTGTTTTCACTTTCttcaaactctttttcttttatagatgctCTCTGTACCCTGCTTTgagtaaaattttgaaaaaaaccTTTTCCCAACAGCAACTTCACCTTTATATTAGAAGGGTCTATAAAAAGTTTTTCGAGGAAAGATATGGCCAAACACAATTCCAACTCtgactccaactccaactccaactccattttttttttaatttcatggccaaacgcctacTAATCTATTTGTGTTTTGTCATGTTAAACTGTTAATATTTCAGGCCATTGCCCACATGATGAGAAACCAGAGGAAATCAACTCTATCATTCAGGAATGGGTAGTGACACTTGAAAGTGAAGTGCTTACAACTAGCTCAAAAAGGTAAAAACCCATGTATTAAATAGCAGTACAAGTACTGTTTCCATTTCCATTACGCCAATCTGTCTGTAATTAAGTGCTAATACATCCACAAATCTGCATGTATAATTTTTTAAGAGGTTCAATATGCAGATTGGGTTTGGATTGCTGAATGAGAATTTTGTAGCTTGTCATTCTGATGAGTAATTACTATATTACTTTTAATGAAAGGACCAAGTATACCCTTgtactatcaaaaatagtctagaCATATCACTCGTCTGAGTTTGGATTTAAATATGCCCTTCTCATTATATGTTTAGTCCAAATATGCCCTACTATACTTTAATGCAAATTTACCCTTATTTTTAACAAATGGATATGATGGGCTTAGAAATAAATAACTGGCCCTGTTCACTTTACAAACCCATCCCTGACACAAATATTGATATAGAAATTAATGTCTATTTGCTTAAGTATGTGAGAGCCAATTTTGGCGGGAAGGTTTAATTTCccatttccttttatttcattttcagcACATTTCACGTGAGCTAACTGGCAGTATAAAAGCTCAATCAAACACTGGTATTGCACTATGATGAATGATAATACAGTCTGCTAGTTTCTCCCTAAACTTCTTTCCTCATCTTTACTCTTTTCTCTTGTTCTTCCCTTTTATCTATTCTTGTTTCTTCTCTGCTCTTCGATACCAATAATTTAGTATCAATTGGCATTAGAGCCACGACAATTCCATGTCCCTCCGAAAGTCTGCTGAGTTAATTGCTAATGGCCAAGCTCCAAATCTACATGAGCAGTACAAGGATTTGGCAGCGGAACAATTGGATCAATGAATCCTAATTGAGCAAAAGCATCAAGAGATGCGAGCTGATATAGATTGGATGCATGCAGAGCTTATCCAAAAGCTTATCTCACTCAAATAGTCAGTTGATGATTTGCACTTAGATTCGCAGTCAAACGACACTGCTTCTTCCTTCATCAGAGAATAGTCAGTTATGTTCACGGCGTCACATATTTTTGCTTAGTGCTGTCAAATTTAGAAGTATCCTTGCTTTTGAAACTCTTGACGACCCCAAGGGCATTTGGCATCAATTTTTGTTTGATCCTGGTTCCCATTTGCTCATGGTTACCAGTAGTAATCCCTTGCTTGAATGTTCCAAAAATTGTTTCAGAACACAAAGCAGCAAAATTAATTGAAAGACCAGTTCACTTAAATGATATTCCTTGGACTATTGCAAGTTCCTGCTCTATGAAGGCCTTAGGAGAGGAAAGAGCATCGGAGTGTGTGTTTTTGAAAATTCCAGCTAATGTTAAGAAGTTGCTCTGTGTAGATATTGAAATAAGACATGTTGCTGGGACGAAGTTCTAAGGTCACTTTGCCACATGTTGCTTGTGGATTTTGTGCCGCAGATTCGGGTAAAAAGGCTATTTGATGATGTTTCCATGATAGAAGTCGCTGGATTCACTCTTATCTTGGGGAGATAAAGCCAAACATGTCCTATGCAGGATAGCATTGATTGCACACGAGTTTAATGTGGTTCCAAATTCCAATGGCATCCTGCTTCACATGGCCTATTGTTTCTGCTCTTCAAGAAGCTAGTTTGGACTTCTTCTGTGGCTTAAAACATTCTTTTACGACTACAACTCCACCATTTGATTTAGTGAGCTATAGAGCTTTAATTGCTCTTATTGTTGTGCCCCAAAACCAAAAATATCTACACACTACAACTGCAACGACACACTTTATAATCGTTTCTGTACCTGGGGTTTTGTTGACAATGGAAGGTTCTCTGCATTTTATTAGAACTATTTCAGCAATTATTCCAGGGGAAAACAACTTATGTGATTATGCAGTACTCCACATTAACCAATGGTTATAAGGAGGTCGCGATTAGTTGGATTAATGCCTCTTGATACTATTGAAGTGGCAGAATGTTAATTTGGCATGGCTCCTTCATAACATAGCTCGCTTGGTATTCCTGCAGTTCTTTTATACACAATTCAAATCCACAAAAATGCACTCAGAAATAAGGAAAATTAGATGGCAGCCACGTTTGATTGTCATGTGTAGTACCCCATATTTTTGGATCTCGTTTGATCCAGGCGGCTCCTTCATAAAAAGGTTCTATTACGGCAGCACTATTTTGATGTTTCTAACAGCAAATGCTTATGAAGTTGCGGTGGTAGGTATATTCTCTTATCAACAAATCGACTTTTGCTAACCTATAAGGAGCAGTGCAAAGCCTTTGGATATTATCCATTCCCCTTGCTACAAAATATCAACAGACACCCTCGACCTTTGCAAGTAGCTTGGAGAATATTTTTCCGAAATTTCCTTTTGATCCTGGTAGTTTCAGCTACATTTAGCATCCTTGAGGACAAGGATGTTGTTCAACCAGGGTTTGGGGGTGGGTGGGGGTTGGGGGTATTGATATCCATTAGCCTACTAGTTGCATAAGGTCCACGCTGAGCTCCGGCTCAAACTtaacatacaaaaataataaatttactttttttttaagtaTAACTTATGTCACATTTTTCTAttgtataattaatttagtttagtGACGCTAGTTATGTCTTGTTTGGTAAGTCTTCATaattactaaatatttttctttcatataatTGGATAATTTTTAAAGGACAATTATTTTTGAGGAATGAAGTATGGAAGGAGAATTAGCAAATACAAATGGACAAAAAGTTCAACTTAACAAATAGATGGTGTGTTCCGTATGTTTtaaattctttcatatttgattgtttgattttttgaaaaatattttgtttaggaaagtaaattttttaaataagaacaTGAGGATAAATTCTTTCATTTGTTTAGgaaagtaaattttttaaataagaacaTGAGGAtaaattctttcatatttgattgtttgattttttgaaaaatgttttgtttaggaaagtaaattttttaaataagagtATGACTTTCCTCGTGGAAGTAGGATAATTATATTCCATCAATATCATTTCACATGCATTTTCCAATGCACCTTATTTCATTCCAACCCCGTAGCTCTCGTTCATGCAACTCCATACCCTCACATCTCACACCACTTCTCtaaattatatacaaataattttagaataataaattttACTTATATACTGGatattaagaaagtaagaaactacttatttttctgaaaaaaatgtttttaaaataatattcttcATAAAAGATTAATTTTATACTAACAGAACCAAAGAGAGAATATGAGGTATTATTAGTAAGATATAATAAATGCTTTGATTAGAAATGAAAACAATAACTTCAAAGTTACCCGAATCTACCAAAATATACAGTAAGAAATATGTcctctatttttttaatcttattttgcATTTGTTGATTTGGTACTCTAATTTATAAGCCATTTATTATGAGTTTGTTTAATTTATCCTTATTAGTTATGTTTGAAAAGTTTTTGATTGAGAATTAGTACATTATATAACTATTTAATGATAAGAGTAATATTGAAAAAGCTAACTTCTCtcgatttaataaaataataaataaaaaaattacttttaatacAAGTGTCaagcaaaataaataataagagtGAAAGTTACTCTCTCAAtgtctttttatttgtttctttgacttGACACTTTACTTAAGAAATTATAAATCAGGAGTAAAATATACTTATTAGTTATGTTATGTAGTTACTTAATAAAGAAGAgtggtattaaaaaaattaataaatctttgtgatttgctaaaataaataagtaaaagaattAGTAAAAGGAataagtaatataataaaaacaaaaagagattTACCCAAAAAAGTGTTGCTACTATATCCAACTAGAGAAATACAAATTGTATCTCAATATGGAGGTTGTATTAGGTTGTATCTGAGATACATATTGTATCTGTTTGCGAGATTAAGAGAGAGAGGAGAGGCGAGACACAACATATATTTGATTGTATTAGGACGTATATGAGATACAGTCTATATCTTGTATCCCTCCTTTCTCTCCAAAACTCTCACTTCTCTCTTCTCTCATTTCTAAGACTTTGTGATTAATTATAATTAGGCAAATTGTAAttacttttcataattataaTCCAAACTATATCGAGTTATAAAAGTTCCTCAATTTTATT of the Capsicum annuum cultivar UCD-10X-F1 chromosome 11, UCD10Xv1.1, whole genome shotgun sequence genome contains:
- the LOC107847439 gene encoding uncharacterized protein LOC107847439 isoform X1; translated protein: MAVVSSSRFLSLSFSSNPNTPASCCTCVKMKTPGAVNKDAAAILWYKHDLRIDDHPGIVVASSMHRTLVPLYIFDPRILSRFSDDMVELLLFALEDLKRSLKERGSNLMIRFGAAESVIEGLVKEVKVTNIYVEEEVEFGLWSMLEGVKETLDTIPSAEGTPKLVIWNTPFYDMKSLKVLPKSYAEFKKLKLLITSPLSSQVLPNEDLSFSWGTLPTLEDLKKFMDDNVGMSRNRWVLIEKASSASELQKAQTATLSTVVQGLREQEFIENSPNESTLKKIQRKRHVKSVFVTQSGNIVGGGTNLVLNALSAYLRYLEETSQDEWKEVHEKMRAVETREGASFGALFGSALLLGIISRRRVYYEAFEYEKERNAGSILPFGYLAKTVAAAFNTVCSIEWYTLLALKGKEASWRGSPVRIWRWNGYLIHYTLTGDEGPALLLVHGFGALWSHYRDNIDNIAEGGNRVWAMTLLGFGESEKPNIVYTEVVWAKLLRDFIIEVVREPVHLVGNSIGGYIAAIVTCLWPALAKSVILLNSAGIVVPGYSGACRSDVRETSGAAWLGARFLSLFLRLNLRNTLKSCYPIRSDRADKWLIQEMLRASYDPGVVVVLESIFSFDLSVPLNYLLQGFEKRVLVLQGMKDPLCDSRSRLAMLREHSEGIVIRELNAGHCPHDEKPEEINSIIQEWVVTLESEVLTTSSKSTRIWQRNNWINES
- the LOC107847439 gene encoding uncharacterized protein LOC107847439 isoform X3 is translated as MAVVSSSRFLSLSFSSNPNTPASCCTCVKMKTPGAVNKDAAAILWYKHDLRIDDHPGIVVASSMHRTLVPLYIFDPRILSRFSDDMVELLLFALEDLKRSLKERGSNLMIRFGAAESVIEGLVKEVKVTNIYVEEEVEFGLWSMLEGVKETLDTIPSAEGTPKLVIWNTPFYDMKSLKVLPKSYAEFKKLKLLITSPLSSQVLPNEDLSFSWGTLPTLEDLKKFMDDNVGMSRNRWVLIEKASSASELQKAQTATLSTVVQGLREQEFIENSPNESTLKKIQRKRHVKSVFVTQSGNIVGGGTNLVLNALSAYLRYLEETSQDEWKEVHEKMRAVETREGASFGALFGSALLLGIISRRRVYYEAFEYEKERNAGSILPFGYLAKTVAAAFNTVCSIEWYTLLALKGKEASWRGSPVRIWRWNGYLIHYTLTGDEGPALLLVHGFGALWSHYRDNIDNIAEGGNRVWAMTLLGFGESEKPNIVYTEVVWAKLLRDFIIEVVREPVHLVGNSIGGYIAAIVTCLWPALAKSVILLNSAGIVVPGYSGACRSDVRETSGAAWLGARFLSLFLRLNLRNTLKSCYPIRSDRADKWLIQEMLRASYDPGVVVVLESIFSFDLSVPLNYLLQGFEKRVLVLQGMKDPLCDSRSRLAMLREHSEGIVIRELNAGHCPHDEKPEEINSIIQEWVVTLESEVLTTSSKRLGLDC
- the LOC107847439 gene encoding uncharacterized protein LOC107847439 isoform X2, whose amino-acid sequence is MAVVSSSRFLSLSFSSNPNTPASCCTCVKMKTPGAVNKDAAAILWYKHDLRIDDHPGIVVASSMHRTLVPLYIFDPRILSRFSDDMVELLLFALEDLKRSLKERGSNLMIRFGAAESVIEGLVKEVKVTNIYVEEEVEFGLWSMLEGVKETLDTIPSAEGTPKLVIWNTPFYDMKSLKVLPKSYAEFKKLKLLITSPLSSQVLPNEDLSFSWGTLPTLEDLKKFMDDNVGMSRNRWVLIEKASSASELQKAQTATLSTVVQGLREQEFIENSPNESTLKKIQRKRHVKSVFVTQSGNIVGGGTNLVLNALSAYLRYLEETSQDEWKEVHEKMRAVETREGASFGALFGSALLLGIISRRRVYYEAFEYEKERNAGSILPFGYLAKTVAAAFNTVCSIEWYTLLALKGKEASWRGSPVRIWRWNGYLIHYTLTGDEGPALLLVHGFGALWSHYRDNIDNIAEGGNRVWAMTLLGFGESEKPNIVYTEVVWAKLLRDFIIEVVREPVHLVGNSIGGYIAAIVTCLWPALAKSVILLNSAGIVVPGYSGACRSDVRETSGAAWLGARFLSLFLRLNLRNTLKSCYPIRSDRADKWLIQEMLRASYDPGVVVVLESIFSFDLSVPLNYLLQGFEKRVLVLQGMKDPLCDSRSRLAMLREHSEGIVIRELNAGHCPHDEKPEEINSIIQEWVVTLESEVLTTSSKSTFHVS